A window of the Gemmatirosa kalamazoonensis genome harbors these coding sequences:
- a CDS encoding APC family permease: protein MTATEVRGVERHSAALRKELGLTDLVLTQILYVVGLSWVGTAAKLGTAQIAFWLAAMALFYLPQAAVVVHLSRRFPLEGGLYQWAKLGLGGAVAFLVAWNLWIYAIVLLGAFGIQVANAAIYAAGPTAAWLSGNRAFMGAVSGVLLAALVLVSIRGLSLSKWVHNVGSVLLLGAFALLVALPFIGLARGTLRSYHPFGMTAPALTLFNLNVFSKLAVGGLSGFEYAAVLAGEARDAERTIARSVIVAVPVIALMFMLGTSSVLALVPIDRIDLVGPIPQAFRAGFGALGGALGVVIPFAVFAVTARTIANSSVLFTATTRMPMVTGWDDLMPGWFARLHPRFRTPVNSILFVGACALVFCAAGMAGVGEQEAFQLLDNAAGIFYGLTYLVLFAVPLVGLRAAGRAPWWLRAAALAGFATSALYVVLSVVPIVAVESRLAFALKIGGLVMAANLLGATLYVRARRRAAAHIESVSRGDAENAETDKDPLQFSAYSASPRELDQPPRVTVHD from the coding sequence GTGACCGCGACCGAGGTCCGGGGCGTCGAACGCCACAGCGCCGCGCTCCGGAAGGAGCTCGGGCTCACGGACCTCGTGCTCACGCAGATCCTGTACGTCGTGGGTCTGAGCTGGGTGGGGACGGCGGCGAAGTTAGGCACCGCGCAGATCGCGTTCTGGCTCGCGGCGATGGCCCTGTTCTATCTGCCGCAGGCCGCGGTCGTGGTCCACCTCAGCCGCCGCTTCCCGCTCGAGGGAGGCCTCTACCAGTGGGCCAAGCTCGGACTCGGCGGCGCCGTCGCGTTCCTCGTCGCGTGGAACCTGTGGATCTACGCGATCGTCCTGCTCGGCGCGTTCGGCATCCAGGTCGCGAACGCGGCGATCTATGCAGCAGGCCCCACCGCGGCGTGGCTCTCCGGCAACCGCGCGTTCATGGGCGCGGTGAGCGGGGTCCTGCTCGCGGCGCTCGTGCTCGTGTCGATCCGCGGGCTGTCGCTGTCGAAGTGGGTGCACAACGTGGGCAGCGTGCTGCTGCTGGGCGCGTTCGCGCTGCTCGTCGCGCTGCCGTTCATCGGACTGGCCCGCGGCACGCTGCGCAGCTACCACCCGTTCGGGATGACCGCGCCGGCGCTCACGCTGTTCAACCTGAACGTGTTCAGCAAGCTCGCCGTCGGCGGGTTGAGCGGCTTCGAGTACGCCGCGGTGCTCGCCGGCGAGGCGCGCGACGCCGAGCGCACGATCGCGCGGTCGGTGATCGTCGCCGTGCCCGTGATCGCGCTCATGTTCATGCTCGGCACGAGCTCCGTGCTCGCGCTCGTGCCGATCGACCGCATCGACCTCGTGGGGCCGATCCCGCAGGCGTTCCGCGCGGGGTTCGGCGCGCTCGGCGGCGCGCTCGGCGTCGTGATCCCGTTCGCGGTGTTCGCCGTCACGGCGCGCACGATCGCGAACTCCAGCGTGCTGTTCACGGCGACGACGCGGATGCCGATGGTGACGGGGTGGGACGATCTCATGCCGGGATGGTTCGCGCGGCTGCACCCGCGCTTCCGCACGCCGGTGAACTCGATCCTGTTCGTCGGCGCCTGCGCGCTCGTGTTCTGCGCGGCGGGGATGGCGGGCGTCGGCGAGCAGGAGGCCTTCCAGCTCCTCGACAACGCGGCCGGGATCTTCTACGGGCTCACGTACCTCGTGCTGTTCGCGGTGCCGCTCGTCGGGCTGCGCGCCGCGGGGCGCGCGCCGTGGTGGCTGCGCGCGGCGGCGCTCGCGGGGTTCGCGACGAGCGCGCTGTACGTGGTGCTCTCCGTCGTGCCGATCGTGGCGGTGGAGAGCCGCCTCGCGTTCGCGCTCAAGATCGGCGGACTGGTGATGGCAGCGAATCTGTTAGGCGCGACGTTGTACGTGCGAGCGCGGCGGCGTGCGGCCGCGCACATCGAAAGCGTCTCACGCGGAGACGCGGAGAACGCGGAGACCGACAAAGATCCGTTGCAGTTCTCCGCGTACTCCGCGTCTCCGCGTGAGCTCGACCAGCCTCCACGAGTGACCGTGCATGACTGA
- a CDS encoding Gfo/Idh/MocA family protein, giving the protein MSDQPVSRRDFVGTTGTLAFGAMIVPRHVLGGPGYQAPSDTLNVAFCGVGGMGMSNWTQFLNENTVAVCDVDFPYVERSLGGRTRQRTVGNPPAGMNPDQVTAWRAQQEQNNQRSYDEGQKLQAAYTKAAKYADFREMLDKQKDIDAVVVATPDHLHAVIASAAMQAGKHVYVQKPLTYSVHEARTLAKLARDNPKLVTQMGNQGHSMDGTRRIREIVQSGVLGPIREVHVWTDRPVRYWAQGIPRPGASGPSAQMAASQVREQANVDGVPRRWNVRTVEQAIINEMAKDVQTPPPGLHWDLWLGPAPDIPYHPVYHPFSWRGWVDFGVSAIGDMGAHLIDQPFWALDLDFPTAISSSSTMWGGPASNPASYPLAMTTEYEFARRGAMPPVKLFWYDSGMLPPRPPFLPDDLSLQGGDGGGGYFVGTKGILTYETYGNNPKVYPASTAAAAEKVAKSVPRIEVPHEVNFAQACKGQTKASSPFEYAAKLTETMLLGIVALRSGQGKKILYDGANMRVTNANDANQWLTRQYRSGWAV; this is encoded by the coding sequence ATGTCGGACCAACCAGTCAGCCGCCGCGACTTCGTCGGCACGACCGGCACCCTCGCGTTCGGGGCGATGATCGTCCCGCGCCACGTCCTGGGCGGCCCCGGGTACCAGGCGCCGAGCGACACGCTGAACGTCGCGTTCTGCGGCGTCGGCGGCATGGGCATGAGCAACTGGACGCAGTTCCTGAACGAGAACACGGTCGCGGTCTGCGACGTCGACTTCCCGTACGTGGAGCGCTCGCTCGGCGGCCGCACGCGCCAGCGCACGGTGGGGAACCCGCCGGCGGGGATGAACCCCGATCAGGTCACCGCGTGGCGCGCGCAGCAGGAGCAGAACAACCAACGCTCCTACGACGAGGGGCAGAAGCTGCAGGCGGCGTACACGAAGGCCGCGAAGTACGCCGACTTCCGCGAGATGCTCGACAAGCAGAAGGACATCGACGCCGTGGTCGTGGCGACGCCCGACCACCTGCATGCGGTCATCGCGAGCGCGGCGATGCAGGCGGGGAAGCACGTGTACGTGCAGAAGCCGCTCACCTACTCGGTGCACGAGGCGCGGACGCTCGCCAAGCTGGCGCGCGACAACCCGAAGCTCGTGACGCAGATGGGGAACCAGGGGCACTCGATGGACGGCACGCGCCGCATCCGCGAGATCGTGCAGAGCGGCGTGCTCGGCCCGATCCGCGAGGTGCACGTGTGGACCGACCGCCCGGTGCGCTACTGGGCGCAGGGCATCCCGCGTCCCGGCGCGTCGGGGCCGAGCGCGCAGATGGCGGCGAGCCAGGTGCGCGAGCAGGCGAACGTGGACGGCGTGCCGCGGCGGTGGAACGTGCGCACGGTGGAGCAGGCGATCATCAACGAGATGGCGAAGGACGTGCAGACGCCGCCGCCCGGGCTGCACTGGGACCTGTGGTTAGGCCCGGCGCCCGACATCCCGTACCACCCGGTCTACCACCCGTTCTCGTGGCGCGGCTGGGTGGACTTCGGCGTGAGCGCGATCGGCGACATGGGCGCGCACCTCATCGACCAGCCGTTCTGGGCGCTCGACCTCGACTTCCCGACGGCCATCTCCAGCTCGAGCACGATGTGGGGCGGCCCGGCGAGCAACCCGGCGAGCTATCCGCTCGCGATGACGACCGAGTACGAGTTCGCGCGCCGCGGCGCGATGCCGCCGGTGAAGCTGTTCTGGTACGACAGCGGGATGCTGCCGCCGCGTCCCCCGTTCCTCCCGGACGACCTGTCGCTGCAGGGCGGTGACGGCGGCGGCGGCTACTTCGTGGGCACGAAGGGGATCCTCACCTACGAGACGTACGGCAACAACCCGAAGGTCTATCCGGCCTCCACCGCCGCGGCGGCGGAGAAGGTCGCGAAGTCGGTGCCGCGCATCGAGGTGCCGCACGAGGTGAACTTCGCGCAGGCGTGCAAGGGGCAGACGAAGGCGAGCTCGCCGTTCGAGTACGCGGCGAAGCTCACCGAGACGATGCTGTTGGGCATCGTCGCGCTGCGATCGGGGCAGGGAAAGAAGATCCTCTACGACGGAGCGAACATGCGCGTGACGAACGCGAACGACGCGAACCAGTGGCTCACGCGGCAGTACCGCAGCGGGTGGGCCGTATGA
- a CDS encoding Gfo/Idh/MocA family protein — MTDRLGIGFVGSGFIARFHVQSFRAVREADVRGVWSPNRERAESLAAYAREIDVGDARAYGSIADMVADPAIDAIWLCGANHARVRNVEEICAAVTSGRGTLKGVAIEKPLARNVAEAQRVVALLDEAGLASGYLEDQLFGPHVTVGRALLWNRGASVAGRPYLARAAEEHSGPHAPWFWRGELQGGGVLNDMLCHSALVVRHLLTKPGAPLSTVRPVRVSAHIASLKWSRPEYARQLTERFGAEVDYRRRPAEDFASATIEFETDDGHIVIGEATTSWSFVGAGLRLSAELLGPEYSMSWNSLDSGLKLFFSRAVQGKEGEDLVEKQNAEVGQMPVVPDETSVYGYEGENRHFARAFLGKEALRLTAADGLEVVKILMTAYQSAEQGRTLPFPPEGIDRFVPAVAQGTWHPHKTSQEMA, encoded by the coding sequence ATGACTGATCGTTTGGGCATCGGCTTCGTCGGCAGCGGCTTCATCGCGCGCTTCCACGTGCAGTCGTTCCGTGCCGTGCGCGAGGCGGACGTGCGCGGCGTCTGGAGCCCCAACCGGGAGCGCGCGGAGTCGCTCGCCGCGTACGCGCGCGAGATCGACGTCGGCGACGCGCGTGCGTACGGCTCCATCGCGGACATGGTCGCCGACCCGGCGATCGACGCGATCTGGCTGTGCGGCGCGAACCACGCACGGGTGCGGAACGTCGAGGAGATCTGCGCCGCGGTGACGAGCGGGCGCGGCACGCTGAAGGGCGTCGCGATCGAGAAGCCGCTCGCGCGCAACGTCGCGGAAGCCCAACGCGTCGTCGCGCTGCTCGACGAAGCGGGGCTCGCGTCGGGTTATCTCGAGGACCAGCTGTTCGGGCCGCACGTGACGGTGGGGCGCGCGCTGCTCTGGAACCGCGGCGCGTCGGTCGCCGGTCGGCCGTATCTGGCACGCGCCGCCGAGGAGCACAGCGGGCCGCATGCCCCGTGGTTCTGGCGCGGCGAGCTGCAGGGCGGCGGTGTGCTGAACGACATGCTGTGCCACTCGGCGCTCGTCGTCCGGCACCTGCTCACGAAGCCGGGCGCGCCGCTGTCGACGGTGCGGCCGGTGCGGGTGAGCGCGCACATCGCGAGCCTGAAGTGGTCGCGCCCCGAGTACGCGCGGCAGCTCACCGAGCGATTCGGCGCGGAGGTCGACTACCGCCGCCGGCCGGCGGAGGACTTCGCGAGCGCGACGATCGAGTTCGAGACGGACGACGGCCACATCGTGATCGGCGAAGCGACGACGTCGTGGAGCTTCGTCGGTGCGGGGCTGCGGCTGTCGGCAGAGCTGTTGGGCCCCGAGTACTCGATGAGCTGGAACTCGCTCGACTCGGGGCTCAAGCTGTTCTTCAGCCGCGCCGTGCAGGGGAAGGAGGGCGAGGATCTCGTCGAGAAGCAGAACGCCGAGGTGGGGCAGATGCCCGTCGTGCCGGACGAGACGTCGGTGTACGGCTACGAGGGGGAGAACCGGCATTTCGCGCGCGCGTTCCTCGGCAAGGAGGCGCTGCGGCTCACTGCCGCCGACGGGCTGGAGGTGGTGAAGATTCTCATGACCGCGTATCAGAGCGCGGAGCAGGGGCGCACGCTCCCGTTCCCGCCAGAAGGGATCGACCGATTCGTTCCTGCCGTCGCGCAGGGCACGTGGCACCCACACAAGACGTCACAGGAGATGGCCTAA
- a CDS encoding GMC oxidoreductase — protein sequence MAYDVVIVGSGAGGGMAAYALTKAGARVVMLEAGPEWYASKKSQMLFPSYATAYRGRATHTRPFGEYDACDGGWEIDGEPYTRAPGTRFDWWRGRMLGGRTNHWGRISLRFGPRDFKGKSHDGLGDDWPIAYEDVAPYYDRIDDLIGVFGSKENLPNEPDGKFHPAPKPRCYELLVKQASDKLNITCIPSRLSIITRPLPGRQACHYCGQCNRGCAVKANFSSPDVLIAPALATGKLTLITNAMAREVTIGKDGKATGIAYIDKNTGEDKHVEANVVVLAASALESARLVLNSKSTLFPQGIANSSGTAGKYITDTTGTDVSGFIPAMVDHVPHNEDGVGGMHVYMPWWLDNKKLDFPRGYHIEVGGGLHPPGYGFMGGIHRYPNAGGYGAKLKDDYRKYYGATIGFSGRGEMIPNDNCYAEIDPTVVDQFGIPVLRFHWQWSDYERNQSRHMQQTFRSLIEAMGGTVSSNMPTKEQDFGLAPGGRIIHELGGLRMGADAKTSVLNANCQAHDVKNLFVTDGAPFVSQADKNPTWTILALAWRTADYITAQRKAGAL from the coding sequence GTGGCATACGACGTCGTGATCGTCGGCTCCGGCGCGGGCGGCGGGATGGCCGCGTACGCGCTGACGAAGGCGGGAGCGCGGGTGGTGATGCTCGAGGCGGGACCCGAGTGGTACGCCTCGAAGAAGTCGCAGATGCTCTTCCCGAGCTACGCCACGGCGTACCGCGGACGCGCCACGCACACGCGGCCGTTCGGCGAGTACGACGCGTGCGACGGCGGGTGGGAGATCGACGGCGAGCCGTACACGCGCGCTCCGGGCACGCGCTTCGACTGGTGGCGCGGGCGCATGTTAGGCGGCCGCACGAACCACTGGGGGCGCATCTCGCTCCGCTTCGGGCCGCGCGACTTCAAGGGCAAGAGCCACGACGGACTCGGCGACGACTGGCCGATCGCGTACGAGGACGTGGCGCCGTACTACGACCGGATCGACGATCTGATCGGCGTGTTCGGGAGCAAGGAGAACCTGCCGAACGAACCGGACGGCAAGTTCCACCCGGCACCGAAGCCGAGGTGCTACGAGCTGCTCGTGAAGCAGGCGTCGGACAAGCTGAACATCACCTGCATCCCGTCGCGGCTGTCGATCATCACGCGGCCGCTCCCGGGCCGGCAGGCGTGCCACTACTGCGGCCAGTGCAACCGCGGCTGCGCGGTGAAGGCGAACTTCTCCAGCCCCGACGTGCTCATCGCGCCGGCGCTCGCCACGGGGAAGCTCACGCTCATCACGAACGCGATGGCGCGCGAGGTCACGATCGGCAAGGACGGCAAGGCGACCGGCATCGCGTACATCGACAAGAACACCGGCGAGGACAAGCACGTCGAGGCGAACGTCGTGGTGCTCGCGGCGAGCGCGCTGGAGTCGGCGCGGCTGGTGCTCAACTCGAAGTCGACGCTCTTCCCGCAGGGGATCGCGAACTCCAGCGGCACGGCGGGCAAGTACATCACCGACACGACGGGCACCGACGTGTCCGGGTTCATCCCGGCGATGGTCGACCACGTGCCGCACAACGAGGACGGCGTCGGCGGCATGCACGTGTACATGCCGTGGTGGCTCGACAACAAGAAGCTCGACTTCCCGCGCGGCTACCACATCGAGGTCGGCGGCGGGCTGCACCCGCCGGGTTACGGCTTCATGGGCGGCATCCATCGCTACCCGAACGCGGGCGGCTACGGGGCGAAGCTGAAGGACGACTACCGCAAGTACTACGGCGCGACGATCGGCTTCAGCGGCCGCGGCGAGATGATCCCGAACGACAACTGCTACGCGGAGATCGACCCGACGGTCGTGGACCAGTTCGGGATCCCGGTGCTGCGCTTCCACTGGCAGTGGAGCGACTACGAGCGCAACCAGTCGCGGCACATGCAGCAGACGTTCCGGTCGCTCATCGAGGCGATGGGGGGCACGGTGTCCTCCAACATGCCGACGAAGGAGCAGGACTTCGGCCTCGCGCCGGGCGGCCGCATCATCCACGAGCTGGGCGGACTGCGCATGGGCGCCGACGCGAAGACGAGCGTGCTGAACGCGAACTGCCAGGCGCACGACGTGAAGAACCTGTTCGTGACCGACGGCGCGCCGTTCGTGTCGCAGGCGGACAAGAACCCCACGTGGACGATCCTCGCGCTCGCGTGGCGCACGGCGGACTACATCACCGCGCAGCGGAAGGCGGGGGCCTTATGA
- a CDS encoding MFS transporter, which translates to MTHAATHTSDRSGGGIGFRLSVMMFLQFFIWGAWYTTIAVYMANHGMETQTFWPFTVNPVAAVAAPFFVGLVADRFFETQKVLGVLHLVGGLVLLAVPGLTGNPTAFVLALLLYNLCYMPTLGLSSSLAFHNIQDQEKQFPRIRVWGTIGWIVAGLFISFVLGRFTTTQPEQTPMPLRAAAIASLLLGVYCFTLPKTPAPARGQAVSARSVVGLDAFAQLGSRPFYVFIISAFLICIPLAVYYNFTQLFLQAAKVQNIAATQTLGQMSEMLFMLAMPFMFARLGVKWMLVAGMAAWVARYALFAAAAPNAVFWMIALGILLHGVCYDFFFVTGQIYVDKKSTAAIRGQAQGFFVFVTYGVGMLIGAYVAGQVYNRFLAGATALTLDRWQSFWWLPAAFAAFVLVFFALAFNDRGAETRTAPRSSPAEAQPMAPPA; encoded by the coding sequence ATGACCCACGCCGCCACGCACACGTCCGACCGCTCCGGTGGGGGAATCGGGTTCCGCCTGAGCGTGATGATGTTCCTCCAGTTCTTCATCTGGGGCGCCTGGTACACGACGATCGCCGTGTACATGGCGAACCACGGGATGGAGACGCAGACGTTCTGGCCGTTCACCGTGAACCCCGTCGCGGCGGTCGCGGCGCCGTTCTTCGTCGGCCTCGTCGCCGACCGGTTCTTCGAGACGCAGAAGGTGCTCGGCGTGCTGCACCTCGTCGGCGGCCTGGTGCTGCTCGCGGTGCCGGGGCTCACCGGCAACCCGACGGCGTTCGTGCTCGCGCTGCTGCTCTACAACCTGTGCTACATGCCGACGCTCGGGCTTTCGAGCTCGCTCGCGTTCCACAACATCCAGGATCAGGAGAAGCAGTTCCCGCGCATCCGGGTGTGGGGGACGATCGGGTGGATCGTGGCGGGGCTGTTCATCAGCTTCGTGCTCGGCCGCTTCACGACGACGCAGCCGGAGCAGACGCCGATGCCGCTGCGCGCCGCCGCGATCGCGAGCCTGCTGCTCGGCGTGTACTGCTTCACGCTGCCGAAGACGCCGGCGCCGGCGCGCGGCCAGGCGGTGTCGGCGCGGAGCGTGGTCGGGCTCGACGCGTTCGCGCAGCTCGGCAGCCGGCCGTTCTACGTGTTCATCATCAGCGCGTTCCTGATCTGCATCCCGCTCGCGGTCTACTACAACTTCACGCAGCTGTTCCTGCAGGCGGCGAAGGTGCAGAACATCGCGGCGACGCAGACGCTCGGGCAGATGTCCGAGATGCTGTTCATGCTCGCGATGCCGTTCATGTTCGCCCGACTCGGCGTGAAGTGGATGCTGGTCGCCGGCATGGCCGCGTGGGTGGCGCGCTACGCGCTGTTCGCCGCGGCGGCGCCGAACGCGGTGTTCTGGATGATCGCGTTGGGCATCCTGCTGCACGGCGTCTGCTACGACTTCTTCTTCGTGACGGGGCAGATCTACGTCGACAAGAAGTCCACGGCGGCGATCCGCGGACAGGCGCAGGGCTTCTTCGTGTTCGTGACGTACGGCGTGGGGATGCTGATCGGCGCGTACGTGGCGGGGCAGGTGTACAACCGCTTCCTCGCCGGCGCGACGGCGCTCACGCTCGACCGGTGGCAGAGCTTCTGGTGGCTCCCGGCGGCGTTCGCGGCGTTCGTGCTCGTGTTCTTCGCGCTCGCGTTCAACGACCGCGGCGCCGAGACGCGCACCGCCCCCCGGTCGTCGCCCGCCGAAGCGCAGCCGATGGCGCCGCCGGCGTGA
- a CDS encoding gluconate 2-dehydrogenase subunit 3 family protein: MSEERGAQSAEGSPNVSRRRVLKVLALTPAAAALGAQQPATGGQQPSTPHVTPQPPAQNTNPQPPKNQRQRKFFNARELRTASVLADDIIPRDAKSGSATEAGVIDFIDFHMSVPETDDATRVQMHGGLRWIDTESKRRFGVGYAAAKPAQRHAILDDIAYPDKTTPEFRAGTAFFTRFRDLVAGGFFSSPVGWKDVQYIGNTFNPNWSGCPTAAMQKLGVSHDLMNTRIPSQVQVSEGPR; the protein is encoded by the coding sequence ATGAGCGAAGAGCGTGGAGCGCAGAGCGCAGAGGGGTCGCCTAACGTCTCTCGCCGCCGGGTCCTCAAGGTTCTCGCGCTGACCCCGGCCGCCGCGGCGCTCGGCGCGCAGCAGCCTGCCACCGGCGGCCAGCAGCCGAGCACGCCGCACGTCACGCCGCAGCCGCCGGCGCAGAACACGAACCCGCAGCCGCCGAAGAACCAGCGGCAGCGCAAGTTCTTCAACGCGCGCGAGCTCCGCACGGCGAGCGTGCTCGCCGACGACATCATCCCGCGCGACGCGAAGTCCGGGAGCGCGACCGAGGCGGGCGTCATCGACTTCATCGACTTCCACATGTCGGTGCCGGAGACCGACGACGCGACGCGCGTGCAGATGCACGGCGGGCTGCGGTGGATCGACACGGAATCGAAGCGGCGCTTCGGCGTCGGCTACGCGGCGGCGAAGCCGGCGCAGCGCCATGCGATCCTCGACGACATCGCGTACCCCGACAAGACGACGCCGGAGTTCCGCGCCGGGACGGCGTTCTTCACGCGCTTCCGCGACCTCGTGGCGGGGGGCTTCTTCTCGAGCCCCGTCGGGTGGAAGGACGTGCAGTACATCGGCAACACGTTCAACCCGAACTGGAGCGGCTGCCCGACGGCCGCGATGCAGAAGCTCGGCGTGAGCCACGATCTCATGAACACGCGCATCCCGTCGCAGGTGCAGGTGAGCGAGGGACCGCGTTAG
- a CDS encoding sugar phosphate isomerase/epimerase family protein, protein MHRRSFLAAAVGTLAAACAKRPRTAVERRPLPRIGPVGLQLYTVRTLMEKDMPGTLQQVAAIGYREVEFAGYFGRTPAEVRALLARVGLTSPSAHTPYELLVGNWQKALDDANAVGHQWVTIPWLAPEQRPTSVAGWQRLAATLARGAEQAHASGLRFAYHNHDFEIAQVEGVMPLEILLRETDPTRVDFEMDVYWVTKAGADAVSLLARHPGRFKMLHLKDATPAPQRAFADVGSGTIDWPAVLAQRATAGVEHVFVERDESPDPMASIRNSYAYLASLK, encoded by the coding sequence ATGCATCGTCGCTCGTTCCTCGCCGCCGCCGTCGGCACGCTTGCCGCGGCGTGCGCCAAGCGTCCGCGCACCGCCGTCGAGCGTCGCCCCCTGCCGCGCATCGGTCCCGTGGGGCTGCAGCTGTACACGGTGCGCACGCTGATGGAGAAGGACATGCCCGGCACGCTGCAGCAGGTGGCGGCGATCGGGTACCGCGAGGTGGAGTTCGCGGGCTACTTCGGGCGGACGCCGGCGGAGGTGCGCGCGCTGCTCGCGCGCGTGGGCCTCACGTCGCCGTCCGCGCACACGCCGTACGAGCTGCTCGTCGGCAACTGGCAGAAGGCGCTCGACGACGCGAACGCGGTGGGACACCAGTGGGTGACGATCCCGTGGCTCGCGCCGGAGCAGCGGCCGACGAGCGTGGCCGGGTGGCAGCGGCTCGCGGCGACGCTGGCGCGCGGCGCGGAGCAGGCGCACGCGAGCGGGCTGCGGTTCGCGTATCACAACCACGATTTCGAGATCGCGCAGGTGGAAGGCGTGATGCCGCTGGAGATCCTGCTGCGCGAGACGGATCCGACGCGGGTGGACTTCGAGATGGACGTGTACTGGGTGACGAAGGCGGGCGCGGACGCGGTGTCGCTGCTCGCGCGTCATCCGGGGCGATTCAAGATGCTGCACCTGAAGGACGCGACGCCGGCGCCGCAGCGCGCGTTCGCCGACGTGGGCAGCGGCACGATCGACTGGCCCGCGGTGCTCGCGCAGCGCGCGACGGCGGGCGTGGAGCACGTGTTCGTCGAGCGCGACGAGTCGCCGGATCCGATGGCGTCGATCCGGAACTCCTACGCCTATCTGGCATCGCTGAAGTAG
- a CDS encoding 3-keto-disaccharide hydrolase: MRRRVLIAAALLANALLLGAAQAGAQPVSKDGGGGGWKSLSSLQAWRGYKEESVPAEWTQMNATTFGKTKGTEDLVTRDEYGDFDLELDWKLSPGGNAGIFYHATEQGDKVYWTGPEYQLLDDARHPDGKNRLTSAGSDYGLYAPPAGVVKPAGEWNHTRIVARGAHVEHWLNGQKVVEYDLWSPDWEAKVKASKFAEWPGYGRAKRGHIGIQGDHTGSLTIRNARIRELP, encoded by the coding sequence ATGAGGCGCCGCGTCCTCATCGCCGCCGCGTTGCTCGCCAACGCGCTGCTGTTAGGCGCCGCGCAGGCCGGCGCGCAGCCCGTGTCGAAGGACGGCGGGGGCGGCGGCTGGAAGTCGCTGTCGTCGCTGCAGGCGTGGCGCGGCTACAAGGAGGAGTCGGTGCCCGCCGAGTGGACGCAGATGAACGCGACGACGTTCGGCAAGACGAAGGGCACCGAGGATCTCGTGACGCGCGACGAGTACGGCGACTTCGATCTGGAGCTGGACTGGAAGCTGTCGCCCGGCGGCAACGCGGGGATCTTCTACCACGCGACGGAGCAGGGGGACAAGGTCTACTGGACGGGCCCCGAGTATCAGCTGCTCGACGACGCACGCCACCCCGACGGGAAGAACCGCCTGACGTCGGCGGGCTCCGACTACGGGCTGTACGCGCCGCCGGCCGGCGTCGTGAAGCCGGCGGGCGAGTGGAACCATACGCGCATCGTGGCGCGCGGCGCGCACGTCGAGCACTGGCTCAACGGCCAGAAGGTGGTGGAGTACGACCTGTGGAGCCCGGACTGGGAAGCGAAGGTGAAGGCGAGCAAGTTCGCCGAGTGGCCCGGCTACGGTCGCGCAAAGCGCGGCCACATCGGGATCCAGGGAGACCACACGGGATCGCTCACGATCCGCAACGCCCGCATCCGAGAGCTGCCATGA
- a CDS encoding cation diffusion facilitator family transporter — translation MSSTLHDHPHDHAHDHALGHGHHHGHGGHGHAHGPADYGRAFAIGTALNVAFVVVEAGFGLRVHSMALLADAGHNLSDVLGLVLAWAGTVLARRIPTRRRTYGLRSTTILAALANAVFLLVAVGGVAWEAVHRFANPEPVVGGVVALVALVGLVVNGATALLFMSGRSHDLNVRGAFLHMAADAAVSAGVVVAGLVIGATGWLWLDPALSLAIVVVIAIGTWGLLRDSLDLALHAVPSHIDPQAVGAYLEALPGVSAVHDLHIWGMSTTDVALTAHLVRPVPEGEEEDDDAFLLRASRELRTRFGIAHPTLQIERGRGPHSCDLLPCVGV, via the coding sequence GTGAGCAGCACCCTGCATGATCACCCGCACGACCACGCGCACGACCACGCGCTCGGCCACGGTCACCACCATGGCCATGGCGGTCATGGGCACGCGCATGGCCCGGCGGACTACGGGCGCGCGTTCGCCATCGGCACCGCGCTGAACGTCGCCTTCGTCGTCGTCGAGGCGGGGTTCGGCCTGCGCGTGCACTCCATGGCGCTGCTCGCCGACGCGGGGCACAACCTGAGCGACGTCCTCGGCCTCGTGCTCGCGTGGGCCGGCACGGTGCTCGCCCGCCGCATTCCCACTCGGCGGCGCACCTACGGGCTGCGCAGCACCACCATCCTCGCCGCGCTCGCGAACGCCGTCTTCCTCCTCGTCGCCGTCGGCGGCGTCGCCTGGGAGGCCGTGCACCGGTTCGCGAACCCCGAGCCGGTCGTCGGCGGCGTCGTCGCGCTCGTCGCGCTCGTCGGCCTCGTCGTGAACGGCGCGACGGCGCTGCTGTTCATGTCCGGCCGCTCGCACGACCTCAACGTCCGCGGCGCGTTCCTGCACATGGCCGCCGACGCCGCCGTCTCCGCGGGCGTCGTCGTCGCGGGGCTCGTCATCGGCGCCACCGGCTGGCTGTGGCTCGATCCCGCCCTGAGCCTCGCGATCGTCGTCGTCATCGCCATCGGGACGTGGGGGCTGCTGCGCGACTCGCTCGATCTCGCGCTGCACGCCGTGCCGTCGCACATCGACCCCCAGGCGGTGGGCGCCTACCTCGAGGCGCTCCCTGGCGTGAGCGCCGTCCACGACCTCCACATCTGGGGGATGAGCACCACCGACGTCGCGCTCACTGCGCACCTGGTGCGGCCCGTCCCGGAGGGTGAGGAGGAGGACGACGACGCGTTCCTGCTGCGCGCCAGCCGCGAGCTCCGCACCCGCTTCGGCATCGCCCACCCCACCCTGCAGATCGAGCGCGGCCGCGGGCCCCACTCCTGCGACCTCCTCCCCTGCGTGGGCGTGTGA